Proteins from one Anopheles nili chromosome 2, idAnoNiliSN_F5_01, whole genome shotgun sequence genomic window:
- the LOC128731889 gene encoding uncharacterized protein LOC128731889 produces the protein MSCRRSLVQLPVLVGLLIVLIGSRLDGAYGSSSAENRANLPSQHCLDLNPQQGLDLEQIMGIWYGNEVITHGGYEEGEVVYKTCVVIHLADVMNQTTFDYNTKYADRLGSTYNVRLGTSYGYGASGGGHSGHQGSNQGQYDPQNRRQQGSGGYQYQGQQQHQEPNSMRLLRLIWDESENTLEYTLRYNTSRPGFWLSAAPQSGSLAQLQYVQFTGTVQVLKAINNQLVLNFCQSLPGGQQFTVVLSRLPMGLGPEDIQSIRNMLRRRGLSTMSIRKVCQNAGFRSEMSLITFVLLAVASAFVKRLH, from the exons ATGTCCTGTCGACGATCGTTGGTGCAGCTTCCGGTGCTGGTGGGTTTGCTGATCGTGTTGATCGGTAGCCGGCTTGATGGAGCGTACGGGTCGAGTTCGGCTGAAAACCGAGCGAATTTACCCTCGCAACATTGTTTGGATTTAAACCCACAGCAAGGGCTCGATCTTGAGCAG ATCATGGGCATCTGGTACGGAAACGAAGTGATCACGCATGGCGGCTACGAAGAGGGCGAAGTGGTGTACAAGACCTGCGTCGTCATCCACCTGGCGGACGTGATGAATCAG ACCACCTTCGATTACAACACGAAATACGCCGATCGGCTCGGTTCGACCTATAACGTGCGGCTCGGAACGTCCTACGGATACGGCGCTAGTGGAGGCGGCCACAGTGGCCACCAGGGATCCAACCAGGGTCAGTACGATCCGCAGAACCGACGCCAACAGGGTTCGGGAGGCTACCAGTACCAGggacaacagcagcaccaggaACCGAACAGTATGCGGTTGCTGCGCCTGATCTGGGACGAATCGGAAAATACGCTCGAGTACACGCTGCGATACAACACGTCCCGGCCTGGGTTCTGGCTGTCCGCTGCACCTCAATCCGGTTCGTTGGCTCAGCTGCAGTACGTGCAGTTCACAGGGACGGTTCAGGTGCTGAAAGCCATCAACAATCAGCTCGTGCTCAACTTCTGCCAGAGCTTACCCGGTGGTCAGCAGTTTACGGTCGTGTTGTCGCGCCTCCCGATGGGTCTCGGACCGGAG GATATACAGAGCATCCGGAACATGCTGCGACGCCGCGGTCTCTCGACGATGTCCATACGGAAGGTCTGCCAGAACGCGGGTTTCCGAAGCGAAATGTCACTGATCACGTTCGTCCTGTTGGCTGTTGCATCCGCTTTCGTCAAACGGCTGCACTAA
- the LOC128730480 gene encoding asparagine synthetase B [glutamine-hydrolyzing] → MQSLRELAFRRSRRQRHRGPDHTGLLVDEQEGFALVQERLSVVGVKTGRQPLTSTDGTVLLVANGEIYNYRHLASLIDGYEPRSDCDVLVALYERVGPDELLQQVRGMFAFVLYDRKTCELLVARDPVGIIPLYVGWDDAGGLWFASEMKSLVGYCTDVSVFPPGHSYFGPREGFEARPYFNAPWMTEIPTDTADLTELRHRLEAAVESHLQCDVPLGALLSGGLDSSLIASIATRLLRKKLADPSYRLKTYSIGLAGEGSDLQYARAVADHIGSDHTEVHFSVAEGLDLVREAIYHAETYDVTTIRCIVPVMLLARAIRADGIKVVLSGEGADELFGGYLYFHQAPNSAEFHRETVRRVSGLHLSDCLRANKGCAAWGVELRVPFLDTDFLQYVMAIRPEDRVPVSADGALEKSILRRAFAEDDYLPPDVLWRQKEQFSDGVGYTWIDSIAQWASDRVDERDFEASDEHFPFNTPSTKEAFYYRAVFEELFPGQAYAETVQRWVPRTDWGCPEDPSGRKQRAHRAKACDLTLLVQICFLVFLFFSTQQLVWCIKSMSVLLNVYNNDIP, encoded by the coding sequence ATGCAGTCCCTTCGCGAACTTGCCTTCCGAAGGTCTCGAAGGCAACGGCACCGAGGACCCGACCACACCGGGCTGCTTGTGGATGAACAGGAAGGATTCGCACTGGTACAAGAGCGCCTGTCGGTGGTCGGTGTCAAGACGGGCCGCCAGCCACTAACGTCCACCGACGGCACCGTCCTTCTGGTGGCCAATGGAGAGATCTACAACTACCGCCACCTAGCGAGTCTCATCGATGGCTACGAACCACGCAGTGATTGTGACGTGCTGGTAGCGTTGTACGAACGGGTTGGTCCAGACGAACTACTCCAGCAGGTGCGTGGAAtgttcgctttcgtcctgTATGACCGCAAAACCTGTGAGCTGCTGGTAGCTCGAGATCCCGTCGGAATCATTCCACTCTACGTCGGTTGGGATGATGCCGGTGGGTTGTGGTTTGCCAGCGAAATGAAGTCTCTCGTTGGTTACTGTACGGATGTCAGCGTGTTTCCTCCGGGTCACTCATACTTTGGGCCTCGGGAAGGCTTCGAAGCGAGACCGTATTTTAACGCACCTTGGATGACGGAAATCCCTACGGATACCGCAGATCTGACAGAGTTACGCCACCGTCTAGAGGCTGCCGTCGAATCGCATCTGCAGTGTGATGTCCCACTCGGTGCTCTGCTGAGTGGAGGACTCGATTCCAGCCTCATTGCGTCGATCGCGACACGATTGTTGCGAAAAAAGCTAGCCGATCCAAGCTACCGGTTAAAGACGTACAGCATCGGGTTGGCGGGAGAAGGATCCGATCTGCAGTACGCCCGGGCGGTAGCCGATCACATCGGGAGTGATCACACGGAAGTGCACTTCAGTGTGGCGGAAGGACTCGACCTGGTGCGAGAAGCCATTTACCACGCGGAAACGTACGACGTAACGACAATCCGATGCATCGTGCCAGTGATGTTGCTTGCCCGTGCCATCCGTGCCGACGGTATCAAGGTGGTCCTGTCCGGTGAGGGTGCCGACGAACTGTTCGGGGGTTACCTGTATTTTCACCAAGCGCCTAACTCCGCCGAATTCCACCGGGAAACGGTACGACGGGTTAGTGGCCTGCATCTGTCCGATTGTCTGCGCGCGAATAAGGGTTGTGCCGCGTGGGGAGTGGAATTGCGAGTGCCCTTCCTAGACACCGACTTCTTGCAGTACGTGATGGCGATCCGGCCGGAAGATCGTGTCCCGGTTAGCGCGGACGGTGCCCTCGAGAAGAGCATTCTGAGGCGAGCGTTTGCCGAAGATGATTATCTGCCACCGGATGTGTTGTGGCGACAGAAGGAGCAGTTCTCGGATGGGGTTGGGTACACCTGGATCGACTCCATCGCTCAGTGGGCTTCGGATAGGGTAGATGAACGGGATTTTGAGGCATCGGACGAACACTTCCCGTTCAATACGCCTTCCACGAAGGAGGCTTTCTACTACCGGGCTGTGTTCGAGGAGCTTTTCCCGGGACAAGCCTACGCCGAGACGGTACAGCGATGGGTTCCGCGAACGGATTGGGGTTGCCCGGAGGATCCTTCGGGTCGAAAACAGCGCGCGCATCGTGCGAAAGCGTGTGATCTCACGCTTTTGGTGcagatttgttttcttgtgttcttgtttttttctactcaaCAATTAGTCTGGTGCATAAAATCAATGTCTGTGTTGCTCAATGTCTATAATAATGACATTCCGTGA
- the LOC128731302 gene encoding uncharacterized protein LOC128731302 → MALVMLPCDLPWWSNVQKKLTQIEEATTLDGVLEVMQKLHELCNVSLDPDEDGKDTSVFEGLRHFVERTMDEPERAHFLGHTIRALARHARGLKQHRPPRGLSFSLQQQADSCELSYRLVASLLANAFFSTFPKRTEKTHPTLQDFNFTHFFRGLVDNAVQRAKFRSFLHYFDWLERAGPALEGALRVSRRVMTGRQWLTIEDWLECELPLCDVEIRHEGKLDKADPDAMQTVFASARLGGDVLAGGDSQESLQFCTFPELLAVLLYVEALEDNESLQVEHVRHVARVVDPRAKAPRLECVTEPRPTSLCCIDAENYRALPSQQFEEDDILRELNKCLLAFRQNTACPVGEPAGGKATERRTGAGLKLDQLETVSSKGRLSPIGERDREGSTPGSPDVYTTIFIRQATPNSKRSSSDSNKLERDINKRRSWLSPERPSAPSVCSGSGSGRRGKFIILGSSGECLPVNRHPLRIPDGASQQQQGMARPASLSSCGSSQDEFHSAKDSFDEDDEDGLRAHAYTSELDTPERRYEFAQKLRQALEQDRANGLSGSTEDSSYAVGISVAGSQIRDQDIRVRRGGSCGFVLDGSMDSNYDEPEWSDHHGQSRTAHDERTTSGRVQPNGGLQRKGTNESSKYSFDSDLGSELEEVYEKFAKWLEEPISTDKPKKLDARDEAVLKFANSLLKRTLSESFVGIPFTEECLASGNGSATGSASGARLGASGRGATAGELGQKDKILLQVRSLSLELAKHKHKLAAQLCHEYLALEPAKLFKCPNIQLTRTDHRKLLHKLRSTQSGSACSVADPATAPAKESQPGPPQPKLERQSSLKTKLLQYKPNWSVSYYQDIKCDDVVLKISQLAQKRTLNVNLRPVATGNWGCGASRRGDVQLKMVIQWMAASVAGLPYLSYYTAGNEKLSKLDTICRVLKDRKWTVGELAAATLSHARDILEDPFYYNNDRNYCMFFEKLIGLEKAH, encoded by the exons ATGGCGCTCGTGATGTTACCGTGTGATCTGCCCTGGTGGTCAAACGTGCAGAAAAAGCTAACACAGATCGAAGAAGCCACCACACTAGACGGCGTGCTCGAGGTGATGCAGAAGCTGCACGAGCTATGCAA CGTCAGCCTAGACCCAGACGAAGACGGCAAGGACACGTCGGTGTTCGAAGGCTTGCGACACTTCGTCGAGCGCACGATGGACGAGCCGGAACGGGCGCACTTTCTGGGGCACACGATCCGAGCACTAGCAAGGCACGCCCGCGGTCTCAAACAACATCGGCCACCGCGTGGGCTCAGCTTCAGCCTGCAACAGCAAGCGGACAGCTGCGAGCTGAGCTACCGGCTGGTTGCGTCCCTGCTGGCCAACGCGTTCTTTTCGACATTTCCAAAACGTACtgaaaaaactcaccccacgTTACAAGACTTTAACTTTACACACTTTTTTAGAGGTTTAGTAGA CAACGCCGTGCAGCGGGCAAAGTTCCGCAGCTTCCTGCACTACTTCGACTGGCTGGAACGAGCTGGGCCGGCTTTAGAGGGCGCCTTACGTGTGTCTCGGCGCGTGATGACCGGCCGGCAATGGCTCACGATCGAAGACTGGCTGGAGTGTGAGCTACCCTTGTGTGACGTCGAGATCCGACACGAGGGAAAACTGGACAAAGCCGATCCGGATGCGATGCAGACGGTGTTCGCAAGCGCTCGACTCGGTGGCGACGTGTTAGCTGGTGGTGATTCACAGGAATCGCTTCAGTTCTGCACCTTTCCGGAGCTACTCGCCGTGCTGCTGTACGTGGAAGCGCTCGAGGATAACGAATCCCTGCAGGTGGAGCACGTGCGACACGTGGCGCGAGTTGTTGATCCTCGCGCGAAAGCACCACGGTTAGAGTGCGTCACAGAACCTCGACCAACGAGCTTGTGTTGCATCGACGCGGAGAACTATCGGGCACTTCCCTCGCAGCAATTCGAGGAGGATGATATCCTGCGCGAGCTGAACAAGTGCCTGTTGGCGTTTCGTCAGAATACGGCCTGTCCGGTGGGTGAACCGGCTGGTGGGAAAGCCACCGAGAGGCGAACCGGAGCCGGATTGAAGCTGGATCagctcgagacggtttcgagCAAGGGCCGATTGTCACCGATTGGCGAGCGTGATAGGGAAGGCTCTACACCGGGCTCACCGGATGTGTACACGACCATCTTCATCCGGCAGGCGACACCTAACTCGAAACGATCGAGCAGCGATTCGAACAAACTGGAGCGAGACATCAACAAACGTCGATCGTGGCTGTCTCCCGAGCGACCAAGTGCTCCGTCCGTGTGTTCTGGCTCGGGATCTGGCCGGCGAGGGAAATTCATTATCCTGGGATCGTCCGGCGAGTGCCTGCCGGTGAATAGGCATCCACTGCGCATCCCAGACGGTGcctcacagcagcagcaaggaatGGCCCGGCCAGCCTCACTGTCTAGTTGTGGGTCGAGTCAGGACGAGTTCCACAGTGCCAAGGATAGcttcgacgaggacgatgaggatggGTTGCGAGCGCACGCGTACACATCCGAGCTGGATACGCCCGAGCGGAGGTACGAGTTTGCGCAAAAGTTGCGCCAAGCGTTGGAGCAGGATCGTGCGAATGGGCTCTCGGGAAGCACGGAGGATAGCAGCTACGCCGTGGGGATTAGTGTGGCTGGTTCGCAGATCCGTGATCAGGATATTCGCGTGCGACGTGGCGGGTCCTGTGGGTTCGTCCTCGATGGTTCCATGGACAGTAACTACGATGAGCCGGAGTGGAGCGATCATCACGGGCAGTCGAGGACAGCACACgacgaaaggacgacgagTGGCCGGGTTCAACCGAATGGAGGACTACAGCGCAAGGGCACGAACGAGTCGTCGAAGTACAGCTTTGACTCGGATCTTGGCTCGGAGCTGGAGGAGGTGTACGAGAAGTTTGCCAA ATGGCTCGAGGAACCGATCAGCACCGATAAACCGAAGAAGCTGGATGCCCGTGATGAGGCGGTGCTAAAGTTCGCTAATTCGCTGCTTAAGCGCACGCTCAGTGAAAGCTTCGTTGGCATTCCGTTCACGGAGGAGTGTCTCGCGAGTGGGAATGGATCTGCAACCGGGTCGGCCAGTGGAGCAAGGCTTGGTGCTTCGGGCCGTGGTGCGACGGCTGGTGAGCTGGGTCAGAAGGACAAAATACTGCTGCAGGTGCGATCGCTGTCGTTGGAGTTGGCGAAGCATAAGCACAAACTAGCCGCCCAGTTG TGCCACGAGTATCTCGCACTGGAACCGGCCAAGCTATTCAAATGTCCCAACATTCAGCTCACGCGCACCGACCACCGGAAGTTGCTGCACAAACTGCGCTCGACCCAGAGCGGATCGGCCTGTTCGGTGGCGGATCCGGCCACAGCTCCGGCGAAGGAATCGCAGCCCGGACCACCGCAACCGAAGTTGGAGCGGCAATCGTCCTTAAAGACGAAGCTGCTCCAGTACAAACCGAACTGGTCCGTCTCGTACTATCAGGATATCAAGTGTGACGATGTGGTGCTGAAG ATATCGCAGCTCGCGCAGAAACGCACGTTGAACGTGAACCTGAGGCCTGTGGCCACCGGCAACTGGGGATGTGGCGCTAGCAGGCGAGGTGACGTGCAGCTCAAGATGGTGATCCAGTGGATGGCGGCCAGCGTGGCTGGACTGCCGTATCTCAGCTACTACACTGCGGGGAACGAGAAGCTTTCAAAG CTCGACACGATCTGCCGAGTGCTGAAGGATCGCAAGTGGACTGTCGGGGAGCTGGCGGCGGCCACACTAAGCCACGCTCGAGACATACTGGAGGATCCGTTTTACTACAACAACGATCGCAACTATTGCATGTTCTTCGAGAAGCTGATCGGACTGGAGAAGGCCCACTGA